One Belonocnema kinseyi isolate 2016_QV_RU_SX_M_011 chromosome 6, B_treatae_v1, whole genome shotgun sequence genomic region harbors:
- the LOC117174379 gene encoding ATP-binding cassette sub-family G member 1-like, which yields MSQYESLSVKKIDIDFQKVKCTFSQFTGFRRRKKQILHGVSGLFKSGELTAVMGPSGSGKTTLLNTLTGFQRNFEGKITYRTESDELSWQSFKKYSRYIQQEDALHEFFTVQETMSFAAELKMDSNLDRRAKQKTMNEILNSLGLIKTKETFCGNLSGGQRKRFSIALELINNPLVIFLDEPITGLDIVAAMQCAKALKNLAKKKRTIVCTVHQPNSAVYELFDHVYLIAEGRSVYQGDPKQIVNFFGNIGLICPEYHNIADYAMEVMSNDYGNFNKKLAAAQDSSWRKTDVEIIDEGEEEEMKTFSVNSPSELKKAAIISKRYLTRYYKDWFGTLLKFIIYTIAPIFIGLTYFDAGTDAFKVKSNVGMMVFVVLVLFYCSLMPATLKFPLELDIIRKEHLNGWYKIRTYYVSFLIIHLLVQASLIIYFVGIVYLMTSQPLEWYRFFMFEIMIVLICFIGEGIGLIYGTMLSPLAGTFAGIVVGVINLPFCGYLILFPHMSRFMYNFSKLMFSGYCMEGVLHAIYGFNREKLGCPGDQDICFYRYPKVLLIGVGLEKEQIVLDTVVLTGHAVLYFIIAYICLKMKVSSI from the exons atgtctcaATACGAATCACTAAGcgttaaaaaaatcgatattgactttcaaaaagtaaaatgtACTTTTAGTCAATTCACAGGCTTCCGAAGACGGAAAAAACAAATTCTGCACGGCGTGAGTGGTTTATTCAAATCTGGAGAGTTAACAGCAGTTATGGGTCCATCTGGTTCTGGTAAAACAACACTGCTCAACACCTTGACAGGTTTCCAAAGAAACTTCGAAGGCAAGATCACCTACCGCACCGAAAGCGATGAGCTAAGTTGGCAAAGCTTCAAAAAGTATTCTCGATACATCCAACAAGAAGATGCCCTTCACGAATTTTTCACTGTCCAGGAAACAATGTCTTTTGCTGCAGAGCTCAAGATGGACAGCAATCTGGATCGCAGGGCGAAACAGAAAACGatgaatgaaatattaaattctttgggTCTGATAAAGACCAAAGAGACATTTTGCGGTAATCTGAGTGGAGGGCAACGGAAGAGGTTCAGTATAGCTCTAGAGCTAATAAATAATCCTCTGGTGATTTTTTTGGATGAACCAATAACCGGATTGGATATAGTAGCAGCAATGCAATgcgcaaaagctttaaaaaatttagcaaagAAGAAGAGAACTATAGTATGTACTGTTCACCAGCCTAACAGTGCTGTATATGAATTGTTTGACCATGTTTATCTGATCGCTGAAGGTCGTTCTGTCTATCAAGGAGATCCTAAGCAGATAGTGAACTTTTTTGGCAACATTGGTCTCATCTGTCCAGAATATCACAATATTGCAGACTACGCGATGGAG GTGATGTCTAATGATTAtggaaacttcaacaaaaaactgGCAGCTGCACAAGACTCTTCTTGGAGGAAAACGGATGTGGAGATTATAGAtgaaggagaagaagaagaaatgAAAACTTTCAGTGTAAATTCGCCTTCTGAACTGAAAAAGGCTGCGATTATTTCCAAACGTTACCTTACAAGGTATTACAAAGACTGGTTTGGAACGTTActtaagtttataatttatacAATCGCACCCATATTTATAGGACTGACATATTTTGACGCTGGTACAGATGCTTTCAAAGTCAAAAGTAATGTTGGAATGATGGTATTTGTAGTACTGGTTCTCTTTTATTGTAGCCTAATGCCCGCGACTTTAAAATTTCCCCTTGAACTTGACATTATCAGGAAAGAGCACCTAAACGGCTGGTACAAGATTAGGACCTATTATGTCTCTTTTCTCATAATTCATTTACTTGTACAGGCTTCCCTCATTATCTATTTTGTAGGTATTGTGTATCTTATGACTAGTCAGCCACTAGAATGGTATAGGTTTTTCATGTTTGAAATTATGATAGTTCTGATTTGCTTCATTGGAGAAGGTATAGGTCTAATTTATGGTACTATGCTTTCGCCGCTTGCTGGAACTTTTGCAGGAATCGTAGTTGGTGTAATAAATCTTCCCTTTTGtggttatttaatattatttcctcACATGAGTCGGTTTATGTACAATTTCAGTAAACTCATGTTCTCAGGGTATTGTATGGAAGGAGTACTTCATGCTATTTATGGTTTCAATCGTGAAAAGCTTGGCTGTCCTGGAGATCAAGATATCTGTTTTTATCGATATCCGAAAGTTCTACTAATAGGAGTTGGGCTTGAGAAAGAGCAAATAGTTTTAGACACTGTGGTTTTAACCGGTCATGCCGTCCTTTATTTCATTATTGCatatatttgtctgaaaatgaaGGTATCGTCGATTTAA